The genomic window GAAGATACGCTACACGGGCACCCCGTGAGGCGTGCCGAGCCCGCTGGGAATATACGAAATGGGGTACGCCGGGCGCGGTTAGAAATTGCCCGGAGGCGAGGGATGTGATGTAATTTGCCCTGATGGTCTTCGACGAGGATTCAAGGCTTGCCCGCAGGATCCGGAAGGGAGACCGCCAGGCCTTCGAGGCCCTGCTGGGCAAGTATGAGCGTCCCATCTATTCCTTCATCTACCATTTTTTCCGCGAACATCCGCTCTGCGAAGACCTGACGCAGGAAACATTCCTGCGAGTCTACCGGTTCATAGGGTCGTTCCGCCCGAACGAGAAAATGTCCACGTGGCTGTACTCGATCGCCAAGAACCTGTGCATCGACGAATTGCGGCGGCGGAAGAAGGGAACCGGAGTGGATATCGATTCGGTCGACCCCGAACTCCTCGTCGTCGACGGCAAGGATGGCGGCGACCCCCAGCTCGCCGCCATCGACGCGGAACAGGGTGAAATAATCCGCGCGCTCATTCTTAAGCTCCCCGAAAAGTACCGCACCTGCATAATCCTGTTCTACTTCAATGAACTTACATACGAGGAAATATCCGAAATCATGAAGATTTCCTTGAGCAACACGAAGATATTACTTTTTCGCGGAAAAAGGATGATTCTGGAACTCATGCGAAAAGAAACCTGCGGGAAGGTGTAACAACCTGCCGAATTTACTTGTAATAAAGGTACGAAGCGGCTGGACGGGGGGAAAGTCGTGAACGGTTGCGGGAAGTACGAAGACCTCATCGCGCGGTACATTCACGGCCAGGTCCTTCTACAGGACAAGGAGGATCTGGAAAGCCATATTTCCATGTGCTGCGCATGCGGGGAACTCTACCGGGAAATCGCGGACATCGACCGCGTCCTTCGCGGGATGCCGGAGAAAACGGCGGATCCGCCGCCCCATCTACGCTCGAAAATCCTTGCGAATCTGCCGGAAAAAACCGGATCGGCGCTATGGGTGCGGTGGGGTAGATGGGTAGCGGCGCTCGGCGCGGCAGCTGCGTGCATCGTGGCGGCGACGGTTTTTTATCGGGGCACGGCCTTTCGGGAAACACGCGTGGCATCCGTTCCTCATCCCGCCCCTCCTGCGGCGCAGACGCCTTCGGAGCCCGCTCCCGGTAAACCGGCGAAGCCTGCCGCGGAACAGCCCCCGTCCCCTGCGGTCACAGCGCAACGTACTAACCCTCCCGCAGAAAAAATCCTGGTCGTCCGCGAGGTCAAGATCTACTTATATCATCCCGCCGCATCGATGGTCGCCGTCACGGGAGATTTCAACGGCTGGAATCCAAAGGGGGTTCCCCTCTCCTCATCAGGGGCCGGGGTTTGGAAGACGACATTGAGGCTCAATCCCGGCGCATACTCCTACAACTTCATCGTCGACGGAAATCTCATCGTTCCCGATCCGAATGCATCCGAACAGACGCCGGACGGTTTCGGGGGGACGAATTCGATTCTCCTGGTCCGGGGAGGTAATTCCGTGTGAGGTCCCGGCGGCGGGGCGGTTACGCGGGCATAATCGGTTTTTGTCTCCTTGTTTTCGCGGCGGTCTCACACGGCGAACCGGTAGACGATCTCTGCCGCATTCACGGTGTGGCATCGCAGGAAAACATCGTGAGGATCGGCGAGGCGTACGCGGCGGCGCGGAGGTCCGGGATCCCCGAGGAAGAACTTCTGCCGTTTTTCGAGGACATCCTGAAACACAAGCTCGATTGTCCGCAGATGGTGCGGATCCTTTCCGTCGCAACGAAACTGCGTGAGACGGGGCTTCCGTATTACGTCGTATTCAGCAAGGTGAGGGAGGGAGTCGCCAAGGAAGCCGCACCGGCGCTGGTTGTCGAAGCCGCGGAATCGAAACTTAAAACTTTATACGAATCGCGCGATGTTCTAACATCGCTCGAAGCCGGTGAGTACAGGGTTCTCGATTACAAGAACGCGGCCGTAATCGTATCTTCCTACATCGAGAAAGGATATACGCCGGGCGAAATCGTAACTCGGATCCGCAGAAAAGGGATAAAGGGGGCAGGATTTGCCGCGCTGGCAGAAGTCGTGGAAAGAAAAGTGAAGCGGAAAGAACACTGACCTTGCTACCGTCAGGGCGCCGATTCGCCGTCTGGATGGTGTTGCTGGCAGTCGCCGGGGGTTGGATGGTGTTTTCATCCAGCGGGCAGGCCGGAATGGGGGTCGTAGGCAGCCCCCACGATTTCTCCACCACGACGCCGGGGCCCTGGACCCGTGACAATGCAGCGTATACCTCGGGGGGGGTCGCCCCCTCGGGCGTATGTTCCGCATGCCACGTCCCTCATTTCGCCAAATACGCCCCCCTCTGGCCGCGGAACCTTTCCAATTACGACAACGCCTTTCTGCTGGACGGAAGCGGAGGATCGTCAGGGAAGCCTAATTACCGCAGGGCGTTCACCAACCAGTGCTACGACTGCCACGACTACCATCAGACAAGCGTGGAACGAATCGACGACCTGCCGAACTTCTCGAAGTTCTCCAACGCAAGTTCAGGCCACAAACCGCAAAACATCGCGTTCGGCTTCACGACCCCGTTGACGGGGAAGGACCTGAACTCCACCATGAAGGAAGATATCCCGGCGGGCACTGTATCCGGCTACTACGAAAATACGCCTCCCTTCCAGACCCAGCCCACGAGAAATTACGGTGCCAATGACAACGCACGCCGCCCCCTCGACAACACGACGCTTGGCCTCACCGGCGGGCATTTCTTCAAATCGGGAGACCCCAATGCCACCGGGGGGGCATACAAGGGCGACAAGCTGCCGTGCAGCGACTGCCACGAACCGCACATGTGGGACGGCAACGGCGCCTGGCAGGCGTTCTTCCGGAGGAGCTGGCCCTCGGGGAGCCCCGTCTGGACGCGCCTCCAGTCATGGTCCGGCCGGGCGAGCACCTACATGGCGAACGCGCCCACGCCGACGGGGGCCACACGAAGCGACCTCGACAGCAGGACGATGTGCGAGGCGTGCCACGGATCGGCCGACTCCGGCAATCCCCCCGTCACCTACCCGCAGATCAACGATTCCTCGTCCCCGAACCCGTACACGAACAATCAGCAGATCGTCGGATTGCCGTCGACGGTATCGGAGCACTTCAACTCCCGTTCGCAGGCGGCCTGCGTGGGCTGCCACAGCCATAACAACATCGGCGCGAGCTGCTCGCAGTGCCACGGATTTCCGCCGAGCTCCACCGCTCCTGTCCCATATCCTGCGAGGTTTACGCCTGTCCCCAATCCGGACAACGACGCCGATACATCGACGCGCGATGCCCACCCGATGCATTACGGAGGCAGGGCGGGGGATACCCGGGGCATCCCGCCGTATATCTATTTATTCGAGTGCGGGACTTGCCATTACGGCTCGGCCATGGGGATCGATTCGAGCCTGGCGCATCATCAGGACAACCTGGTTTCGGTCGTACTCCAGGGGACCTACACGAAGGCGCCGAACGGACCGGGCGGAGCCTACGACAACACGAATTATTACAACCAGGGGCCCGGCTTCCCGTTCCCGCCCACGCGGACGGGGCAGCTCGACAATACAAACGTTTCGCCGAACGGCTGGGGAGCCGGTTCCAGGTATGGCGGAGATACGTGCCGCAACGTCTATTGCCACAGCGCGGGACGCGCGACCGCATCGATGGCGGCGGACAACGACAACGACTTCAGGCGTCCCGTGTGGAACAGCGGGCAAAAACGCTGCAACGACTGCCACGGACTCGGAACGGATAACACGACGAATGGCGGGATCAATTACGGCATGCCCAGTTACGCCAACGGCGGAGCCGGGACCGACAACGCTAATTCCCACAGCGCGCACGTGGTCACGAACGGTATCGAGTGTTCCGTATGCCACGCGGGCACGGTCACGGGCAGCAAGGCGAGCCGGTCAATCGTGACCACCACGGTCCCGAGTCTTCACGTGAACAGGGTGCGAAACGTGCAGTTCGGCGGCGGTGTGACGGGGACCTACGACAACAACACGAAAACCTGCGCCACAAGCTGCCATGGGGGTCTGCCGTGGGGCAGTGCCGCATCGGGATGCGCCGTATGCCACTCGTCGAACAACCCGGACACGGACCTCTACCTCAACGGGACCGACAACCTTTACTCTGGCGTAACGGGGGGCAACATCGACAACACGGAGTGGATATGGTCGGGGCACGGGCGGCCGACTTCAGCGGGGGCGTATGAAAAGAGCGGATATCCCGCCGCGAACTTCGGCGGTCACGCCGGGGCAGGCGATCCGTGCTACTACTGCCACAATCCATACGTTTCGCACGACAATTCCACGAACCCGTTCCGGCTGAAGGATCAGACGGGGGCGGCCTCCTATCTCGCGACGCTCGGCTGGAACGCCACATGCATGGTCTGCCACATCCGCTCGGGGACGCCGCCCCCGACCCCGCCTCCCGGCTATCAGCCGGCCGTCGGGTACGACAATGTGAAAGCGGCCTCATCCTTCGTCGACAACGCGCATTACGGCACGAAGCACACGTCGACCAACGGAGGGAAGTTCTGCTGGGACTGCCACGATCCCCACGGCGACCGCTCCCAGACGAACGGAAACAACATTTACATGATTCACGGGGGCACCGCGGCCCGCGGCGGGACCGCCGTCGGACAGCTTTTACGCCAGAGCGACAACGTGTACGGCATCCGGGGATCCTCGGGCCAGCTCACGGCCAACGCCCCATCCTTCACCGACAATGCCTCCGGCGCAAATTATGTCGACAACAACGCCACGAAGCGCGGGATCTGCCAGGTCTGCCACACGCAGCCTGCGATCGCGCACTACCGGTCGGACTATTACGACGGCCACAATATCGGGACGCGCTGCACCGTGTGCCATCCGCACAACACCATGTTCGCTCCCAGCGGCGGAAGAAACATCGAGCAGTTCGTGGACAACGTGACGGGCACCCCCACGGCGAACTACGAGGACCGCTCTCGGCACCCCCATACTCTTACCGCGAAGACGTATCCGGCCGAAGTGAACTGCCTTGGCTGCCATGGCGTCTCGGGCACGACGAACGTATCCAACGAGTGCCAGACGTGCCACTACGAGTACCGTGGGGCGGACAACACGGCGCATCCGAATTCCGTGTTCGCATGGGCGACGCCTGCAAGTCCCGCGACGCCATACGCCGCGTACCCGACGGGCTCGATCAAGGACACCGCGCAGGGGGACACCTGGTGCTTGTTGTGTCACGGAGTTTCGGGAGGACCGCAGCTCGCCGGACGCACGCCGCCCAACATCCTTTCCGGGGGACAGAGCTGGACCGGCGGAAGCGCTTCGGGGCACGGCGCATCGGCGAGCCTTTCGGGAGGAGCCTCCGGGCCGCCCGCTTATCGTTGCGGCGACTGCCACTACTCGACTGCGGTCCGAACGGGCAGCTCGGATTCG from Deltaproteobacteria bacterium includes these protein-coding regions:
- a CDS encoding sigma-70 family RNA polymerase sigma factor produces the protein MVFDEDSRLARRIRKGDRQAFEALLGKYERPIYSFIYHFFREHPLCEDLTQETFLRVYRFIGSFRPNEKMSTWLYSIAKNLCIDELRRRKKGTGVDIDSVDPELLVVDGKDGGDPQLAAIDAEQGEIIRALILKLPEKYRTCIILFYFNELTYEEISEIMKISLSNTKILLFRGKRMILELMRKETCGKV
- a CDS encoding CxxxxCH/CxxCH domain-containing protein, with amino-acid sequence MLPSGRRFAVWMVLLAVAGGWMVFSSSGQAGMGVVGSPHDFSTTTPGPWTRDNAAYTSGGVAPSGVCSACHVPHFAKYAPLWPRNLSNYDNAFLLDGSGGSSGKPNYRRAFTNQCYDCHDYHQTSVERIDDLPNFSKFSNASSGHKPQNIAFGFTTPLTGKDLNSTMKEDIPAGTVSGYYENTPPFQTQPTRNYGANDNARRPLDNTTLGLTGGHFFKSGDPNATGGAYKGDKLPCSDCHEPHMWDGNGAWQAFFRRSWPSGSPVWTRLQSWSGRASTYMANAPTPTGATRSDLDSRTMCEACHGSADSGNPPVTYPQINDSSSPNPYTNNQQIVGLPSTVSEHFNSRSQAACVGCHSHNNIGASCSQCHGFPPSSTAPVPYPARFTPVPNPDNDADTSTRDAHPMHYGGRAGDTRGIPPYIYLFECGTCHYGSAMGIDSSLAHHQDNLVSVVLQGTYTKAPNGPGGAYDNTNYYNQGPGFPFPPTRTGQLDNTNVSPNGWGAGSRYGGDTCRNVYCHSAGRATASMAADNDNDFRRPVWNSGQKRCNDCHGLGTDNTTNGGINYGMPSYANGGAGTDNANSHSAHVVTNGIECSVCHAGTVTGSKASRSIVTTTVPSLHVNRVRNVQFGGGVTGTYDNNTKTCATSCHGGLPWGSAASGCAVCHSSNNPDTDLYLNGTDNLYSGVTGGNIDNTEWIWSGHGRPTSAGAYEKSGYPAANFGGHAGAGDPCYYCHNPYVSHDNSTNPFRLKDQTGAASYLATLGWNATCMVCHIRSGTPPPTPPPGYQPAVGYDNVKAASSFVDNAHYGTKHTSTNGGKFCWDCHDPHGDRSQTNGNNIYMIHGGTAARGGTAVGQLLRQSDNVYGIRGSSGQLTANAPSFTDNASGANYVDNNATKRGICQVCHTQPAIAHYRSDYYDGHNIGTRCTVCHPHNTMFAPSGGRNIEQFVDNVTGTPTANYEDRSRHPHTLTAKTYPAEVNCLGCHGVSGTTNVSNECQTCHYEYRGADNTAHPNSVFAWATPASPATPYAAYPTGSIKDTAQGDTWCLLCHGVSGGPQLAGRTPPNILSGGQSWTGGSASGHGASASLSGGASGPPAYRCGDCHYSTAVRTGSSDSRTQVQGGFHGSVNRKLVRNDNSSIQEYPHPASADTRYDTVDERSTQTNAWCATQCHRNATNGAPKDDNVVLHTWSVKGGGSRSGTQSHPTNMAPIPDSGKFRNPPALPLSEYMGGGASLPGSGNEGCVACHEPHAASNTQTDKQMLRMEWADNTSTLCKQCHI